CTGGATTTAGCACTTGGCGCTTTTTCTTGTAGTGAGTAGTTATGATCCATGCTCCCCTGTTTCTCTCCGGCTTACCCAATGCTCCATCTTTGGAATCCTATCCCTTCCTAGCCCCTTCTCCTTGTATTATTTGCCTGGAATTCTTTCTTTTGGTGTATGGTGGGCTTTGTATTGCAAGATGTGTTTTGAGTCCCTCAAAACCTCTTGCCTTGCTTTCAGCGTAGCTATCAGCAAGGGGGAAATCCACTCGCAACTCGTGTCTTTTATTGAGCAAAGAATGTATGGAAGATATTAAGAAAGCAAAGGGAGGGCGTCCAAAACTATCGCCTGAATTAAAGAGAGCCAGGCAAGTAAAGCTGACCTTTTCCGATAGCGAATACAGGCGACTGGAGGCTGAGATGACGGCTGCAGGGCATGAATCATTGTCTGTTTACCTGCGGAAGAAGGCGCTGGCGCAGCCTGACGATTTTATTGCTAATCCTAAAGAGTTAATCGCGGTGTTGGATAGGCTCGGCCCAGAGATCAGCAGGGTCGGTAACAATATCAATCAGGTAGCCAGGTATGTCAATTACCTGAAGGCAAACAATATGATAAACATGCAGTTTCTTGCCGATTTTAACAGACACATGATAGAGTTTAGTATCATAGAAAAAGAATTGGTCAAGGCGCTTCGCTCTTTTCTTCGGATTGCTGCTGCAAGGTTCAAGAAGTTTAAATAATATTTATTATTTAATAAGTAAGAATTAATAAGCAAGAATTAATAAGTAAGAATTAATAAGTAAGAATTAATAAGTAAGAATTAATAAGTAAGAATTAATAAGTAAGAATTAATAAGTAAGAATTAATAAGTAAGAATTAATAAGTAAGAATTAATAAGTAAGAATTAATAAGTAAGAATTAATAAGTAAGAATTAATAAGTAAGAATTAATAAGTAAGAATTAATAAGTAAGAATTAATAAGTCTTAACTGTTAAATATTAAGCTTTATGTTATAAATAAAAAACAATAACTATTAACTAAAATGTAATAGTTTAAAATTGTTAAATAATATATAGTAGCTTTTATGCAAAAGTTATTATTTGTTATATTTTTGAAGCGTTAATGAGTGGGCTATGATCGTGAAAATCCTTTCTGCCGCTGCCGGGTTCAATGGCGTTGTTTACAATGAAGAGAAAAGAGCACAGGGTGCAGCTCAGCTGCTCAAGGCTGAGAACTTCGGTTTCTTGAACCTGGCTGCGGGAAGCCTGAAGCAGGAGGATTACATCAGGTACATGACGTTGGTGGCAAACACAAACGAGTCAGTGCTAAAGTCCCAGTTCCATGCCATTATTTCCTGTAAGGGAAGGGAGAAGAGTGCGGAGGAACTCCTGGAAATCGCGGAGGAATACCTCCAGCGCATGGGGTACCATGACAACCCCTACCTTATCTACTTTCATTCAGATACTGCGCACAACCATGTACACATGGTGTCTACCAGGGTAAGCAAAGAGGGGAAGAAGGTAAACGACAAGTATGAAAACGTAAGGTCTCAGAAAGTGATGCAGGAGATTCTGATGCAGGATGTGGCATACGAGGTAAAAGCATACTTGAGGAAAACGCTGGCATATGGATTTTCCTCTGAAGCTCAGTTTAAGTTACTGCTCGAAAGGGAAGGCGTGAAGGTCACGGAGAAGGAGGGGCAGTACCAGTTCATTAAGTACGGTTCAATGGTGCATGCCTTTGCAAGGAAAGAAGTTGCTGACAGGATAGCAAAGTATAAAGCACCAAATGCGCGTGTAGGGCAGCTGAAAGCCATATTCCGCAAGTATAAACGAGGCCTAACGGTGGAGCAGTTCTCCGGGCTATTAAAGGAAAAGTTCGGGATAGAGCTGGTGGTGCACCAGGCAAAGGGGAAGAGCACTCCCTATGGCTACACGATTCTCGACCATGCCAGCAAACAGGTGCTAAAGGGTTCCCAGGTGATGAAGCTCGATGAGCTGCTTTCCAGTGTTAACAGAGAAGATAAGATACAGGCTGGACGGGAGCTCATAGCCAAGCTTTCTGCAGACAGGGGGCTGTGCTACACCGGCTTCAAGAGACAGCTGGAGGCAACTGGGCTCCTGATCAACAAAAAGGGAGAGATCCGCATCAAGGGAGATGAAGAAGGCAGCATCCCTGTTCTGATGCTTGATAAGGCCCGTGTCAGGGAGCTGCTTTACCAGGAAAGGCTGCAGGAGGCACGGCAGTACACCGTGGCGAGCGATAAGGATATAAAGCTGCTTTCCAGGCTGTTTTTTGTAAAGCAGTCGGATCTGTCGGTTGCGAAGGCTTCTGACCCTCTGGAGAAGGAGGTGGTGGCCGCCAAGCTGCACAGCGGCCTTGCCAGCGGCAGGCCGCTGCAGGAAATTCTGGACAGTTGCGGCTGGAGCATCGCCCAAGCAGACGGAAAGCATTTCCTGATTGATTATCAGCAGAAACGGGTGTATGCCTGGGCAGACCTGACAAAAGAGAAGCCTGACTTGCATGCTGTGCAGGTTGCTGAGTTTGATAAGGGTAGCGATATGGCGAGAGAAGAGAGGCTGCAGGACGCATGGGGCCAGTATTCCGGGACCATCGGTCAACTGGCGGCTTCCATGCTTTACCTTATGGAATCAAACCTCGAACCTGATCAGAGCGAGAATAGGAAGAGAAAAAATCAACGAAAACGATAATACACATAGACAATTAATACATGAAAATTGTAGTAGCAAACCAAAAAGGAGGGGTGGGCAAGTCTACCACCTGTATACTGCTGGCTAACTATCTGGCCTTAGAGAAAAAGGATAATGTGATCATCCTGGATATGGACTTTCAGGACTCCATCTACTCCAGATGGGAGAAGGAGAAGGAGCTGTATGCCAATGACCCACTGTACGAGGTTATCAAGATGGAGGTAGAGGAGTACCCGAAATACAAGGTGCATATTGATAGTCTGCAAGGGGGGCATGTTATTATGGACATGCCTGGCAGGCTGGACACGAACGAGCTCATTGCTGTATACCAGGACGCTGAAGTAATCGTCTGTCCGTTTGCCTATGAAAAGATGACTTTTGAGTCCACCATGTTCTTTGTTCAGGTGGCCAAGCATGTTAACCCGCAGGTAAAGATCGTGTTCCTGCCAAACCGCCTGAAGTCTTCCGTGAACTATGAATTGAAAGCTGCAGTGGATGAGCAGCTGGCGCAGTTCGGCACTGTCGCTCCGGCGCTGCCAGACCGGGTAGGATTTCAGCGCATAGATACCGTATCTATCTCTTCGGATATCCGAGGGGTGCTTGATAATTCTTTTGGGTATATATATAATGAGTATTTAGAGACAATATAGAAGATTCTTTAAATAAAATTTATATTAATATTCAATAAATGAAACATTTTAATTAAATAACGTATATTATTCATGGCTACAGCAGGTAACAAGGAGTTTGACATCAAGAGTTTTAAGCAAAGCATAGGACAGGCTCCCCAGCAGAAAAACGCAGAAGAGAAAGCTGCACAACCAGTTCCTGAGAAAAAAGAGGAGGATGCGGCGCCAGCAGTTTCAGAATCGGGCAAAAAAGGTGAAAAGCCTAAGGCTTCTTCTACCACTACAGCAGGCAAAAGGCAGGAGGCGCCTTCCTCGAAAAAGACGGCGGCAAAGGCTTCGGTTAAGGCAGCGTCAGGTTTGAGCTTTGAACAACTGCTTGCTGAGCTCGATAGTGCGAAGGATGAGTTTACCTTTACCTCCAAAACAGTCTATGTGGACGTGCATATACATGAAGTGCTAGACCTGCTGAAGAAAAAAGGAGGGATCAAAATCAATGTGCTGGCAAGCTACCTGTTTGCCAAATTTATTGAAGAGCATAAAGAGGAGATTCAAAGGCTCCGTGATAGAACGGATAACAAGTTTTTGAACTAAGCTGAATCTATAACATTAGGTAAAAAAGTATATAAATAAATAATCTAATCTTAAAATATACGTATAAGTATAAAACCGTATTTCATATCGATTATATATTTAAAGTAGGAATGTCTAGTTTGTAAATCGATGTTTTAACTTAAATTATATAGCTATGTCTTGGGGCGTTTTCTTTGCTACGGTAGCAGTACTCTATGTGCTTTATTATGCAGGTAACCTGTTGTTTGACCTGTACCTTCGAAATGCAAAAGGCGTAGCCGCAGATATGGTGGCGCAGTACAGTGTTTCAGATTTAGTAGACACTACAGAGACACCCCAAGACATTGTGGACGAGGATTACCTAGAGGAAGAATTCGAGGAGGATTATGAGGACTACGAGCAGGAGGAGTTACCCTTGGATAGCGGTTCCCAAGAATATCCTGTTGCAGCCGATGGGCACGCCTTTGCGCATCAGACGGCCTCTGAGAATAGTGTCGCCATGCCCGTGATAGGGCAGGGTATACCCCTAGAGGAGTTCCTTCAGAACGCCAGGCGACTTTCAAACGCAATACCTTTTTCTTCATAAATTTTTAACTCAATGACAGAGATTATGAAAAAGTTACTTGCTATGCTCGTATTGGTAGTCCTCGCTGTCCCATCTTCCTTTGCTCAAGGGGCCGGAGGCATTGATGCCGGAGCCTCTGAACTCCAAACTTACATTGACCCTGTAGGCAACCTAATCCTGGTCATCGGAGCTATTGTTGGCCTGATTGGGGGAGTTAGGGTGTACATCAAGTGGAACTCCGGGGACCAGGACACACAAAAGGCTGTCATGGGGTGGATGGGGTCCTGCGTATTCCTGATGGTGGTGGGGGTAGTAATCAAAGCCTTCTTCGGCTTGTAAGCCGTGGCTCCCGAAGATAACAGAGGATTTAATGTCTACAAGGGGCTGCAAAAACCCCTTGTATTTAAATCCTTGAAAGGTAGATATATCTACTGGGGCCTGGCCTCCGTTCTAACTGGCTTCTTTGCGGCAGTTGTCTTATCTGTTTCGCTCAACTTCTTTTCAGGTCTGGTAGCCTTGGTGATCGTGACTTTCGGTGGTATGGGGTTTACGGCTATGCAGCAGAAGAAAGGGTTGCATCATAAAACGAAGTCCAAAGGGGTATACATCATGCCCGCACAATGGAGGCGTTCTGCACGAAGATAGGAGTCTGGCCCTGGCAGCACAACTTTAACGTCATCACTTTTCTCAGCCATGAAAAAGCAGCGGTTTGGTCTGCCATACATTGGCATAGACCGTCATGCCCATGATATTCTATATCATGAGCGCGGAGATTATTCGGTTATCATCAAAGTACAAAATCCTGCCCTGCAGTACTGTGCAGACGTGGAGGCTTACCATCTCTTCCACCAGACCTTTGCCAACATTGTTAAAATTCTAGGCGCAGGCTATACCCTTCAGAAAACGGACATACTAGCCAGGAAGTGCTATGTGCCGAAGCAAATGGATGATCTCCTGAGTCAGAAATTTCAGGAGACATTTGCAGGAAGAGAGTACCTAGACGTCTCTACATACCTGACTATAACAAGGGGCGTGCGGCGCTCCAGCTTCTTTACATATGACGAGAAAGACTTCAAAGCATTCCAGCGGAACGTTGCCAAAGTGCTGGACATACTGGAGAGCAGGTCTTTCAAGCCCTATGCTCTGAAAGAGACCGAGGTGAAGCAATTTATTTCCCGCATTCTTGCCTTCAACTTTTCCGATGAGGTTTATGCGCTCAATAACCTCCTTGCCTCAGAGGAAGGCCTGCAAGTTGGTGGCAGCGTTATCCGATGTATCTCGCTTGTGGACATAGATGAGATCAACTTTCCATCCAATCTTAAGCCAAACACAGCGCTTCACATAGGGTACAGCCTCCCGGTAGACCTGATGCATTTTCTGCACCAGGTGCCTGGTTGTGACTGCCTGGTGTACAACCAGGTGATCCAGATTCCTGACCAGCGCCATGAACTGGCCAGGCTACAGGCCAAAAGAAAAAAGCACCTCTCCATGCCTGACCCGGCCAATGATTTAAGTGTGCAGGATATTGATCAGGTGATGGCCGATATCGCCAAGGATAACCAGCTGCTTGTGTACGGGCATTACAGCGTGCTGCTTTCAGCCAGAGAAAAGGAGATATACCGTGCCGTTAACTATCTGGAAAGCGCTTTGTTTTCCATTGGTATTATTCCCTCCCGAAACGCATATAACCAACTCGAACTATTCCGGT
The genomic region above belongs to Pontibacter actiniarum and contains:
- a CDS encoding plasmid mobilization protein — encoded protein: MEDIKKAKGGRPKLSPELKRARQVKLTFSDSEYRRLEAEMTAAGHESLSVYLRKKALAQPDDFIANPKELIAVLDRLGPEISRVGNNINQVARYVNYLKANNMINMQFLADFNRHMIEFSIIEKELVKALRSFLRIAAARFKKFK
- a CDS encoding relaxase/mobilization nuclease domain-containing protein encodes the protein MIVKILSAAAGFNGVVYNEEKRAQGAAQLLKAENFGFLNLAAGSLKQEDYIRYMTLVANTNESVLKSQFHAIISCKGREKSAEELLEIAEEYLQRMGYHDNPYLIYFHSDTAHNHVHMVSTRVSKEGKKVNDKYENVRSQKVMQEILMQDVAYEVKAYLRKTLAYGFSSEAQFKLLLEREGVKVTEKEGQYQFIKYGSMVHAFARKEVADRIAKYKAPNARVGQLKAIFRKYKRGLTVEQFSGLLKEKFGIELVVHQAKGKSTPYGYTILDHASKQVLKGSQVMKLDELLSSVNREDKIQAGRELIAKLSADRGLCYTGFKRQLEATGLLINKKGEIRIKGDEEGSIPVLMLDKARVRELLYQERLQEARQYTVASDKDIKLLSRLFFVKQSDLSVAKASDPLEKEVVAAKLHSGLASGRPLQEILDSCGWSIAQADGKHFLIDYQQKRVYAWADLTKEKPDLHAVQVAEFDKGSDMAREERLQDAWGQYSGTIGQLAASMLYLMESNLEPDQSENRKRKNQRKR
- a CDS encoding ParA family protein, with the protein product MKIVVANQKGGVGKSTTCILLANYLALEKKDNVIILDMDFQDSIYSRWEKEKELYANDPLYEVIKMEVEEYPKYKVHIDSLQGGHVIMDMPGRLDTNELIAVYQDAEVIVCPFAYEKMTFESTMFFVQVAKHVNPQVKIVFLPNRLKSSVNYELKAAVDEQLAQFGTVAPALPDRVGFQRIDTVSISSDIRGVLDNSFGYIYNEYLETI
- a CDS encoding DUF4134 domain-containing protein, coding for MKKLLAMLVLVVLAVPSSFAQGAGGIDAGASELQTYIDPVGNLILVIGAIVGLIGGVRVYIKWNSGDQDTQKAVMGWMGSCVFLMVVGVVIKAFFGL